In one Alnus glutinosa chromosome 12, dhAlnGlut1.1, whole genome shotgun sequence genomic region, the following are encoded:
- the LOC133852073 gene encoding nicotianamine synthase-like encodes MGCQEEPLVQKVCDLYLQISSLESLKPSKDVNMIFTQLVLTCMPSSPIDVTKLCKRVQETRSKLIMLCGEAEGLLESHFSTILGSYENPLDHLTIFPYYSNYLKLSLLEFTILSQHCAHVPSKIAFVGSGPLPLTSIVLASNHLIDTTFHNYDIDPLANSMAVALVSSDPDLSKRMFFHTNDIMNVTNALKDYEVVFLAALVGMDKEDKVKVIDHLAKYMAPGAFLMLRSAHGARAFLYPVVDPCDLRGFDVLSVFHPTDEVINSVVIARKNIVLGPMILPTKCSEIQAFDPFNHGNMIEELAIEEQLS; translated from the coding sequence ATGGGTTGCCAGGAAGAGCCTTTGGTTCAAAAAGTCTGCGATTTGTATTTGCAAATCTCAAGCCTTGAGAGTCTCAAACCCTCCAAAGATGTCAACATGATCTTCACCCAACTTGTGCTCACATGCATGCCATCAAGCCCTATTGATGTAACCAAGCTGTGCAAAAGGGTGCAAGAAACGAGGTCAAAGCTGATTATGCTCTGTGGGGAGGCTGAGGGACTTTTGGAGAGCCATTTCTCAACCATCTTGGGCTCATATGAAAACCCACTTGACCATCTCACTATTTTTCCTTACTATTCTAATTACCTCAAGCTTAGCCTCCTTGAGTTCACCATCCTTAGCCAACACTGCGCCCATGTCCCTAGCAAAATTGCCTTTGTGGGCTCTGGTCCCCTTCCGCTTACCTCAATTGTTTTGGCCTCCAATCACCTCATAGATACCACCTTTCACAATTATGATATTGACCCATTAGCCAATTCAATGGCTGTTGCCTTAGTTTCATCTGATCCTGACTTATCCAAAAGAATGTTCTTCCATACTAATGATATAATGAATGTAACAAATGCTTTAAAAGACTATGAGGTTGTTTTCTTGGCAGCTCTTGTGGGGATGGACAAGGAGGACAAGGTTAAAGTCATCGATCATTTGGCTAAGTACATGGCTCCGGGAGCTTTTTTGATGCTGAGGAGCGCGCACGGTGCTCGGGCTTTTCTCTATCCGGTGGTTGATCCTTGTGATCTTCGTGGATTTGATGTTCTTTCAGTTTTTCATCCCACTGATGAGGTTATTAATTCTGTTGTCATTGCTCGTAAGAATATTGTTCTTGGCCCCATGATACTGCCTACCAAGTGTTCTGAAATCCAAGCCTTCGATCCCTTCAACCATGGGAACATGATTGAGGAATTGGCCATTGAGGAGCAACTCTCGTAA
- the LOC133852051 gene encoding homeobox protein knotted-1-like 1: protein MEEFYRLNPVITCSDAGFHGPMDSMLQFQAAEPEVGCSEITDLIKTQIANHPFYPNLVSAHLECQKVGAPPEMASFLEEIGRENHVLSTCSKMGANPELDEFMESYCDSLHRLKEELSKPFDEATIFLSGIESQLNNLCKGTLTKTLDHHSVYSDEAIGTSEELSCGEVDAPESQEYSSGGLPGDQEVKEMLLRKYSGYLSSLMKEFLKKRKKGKLPKEAKITLMDWWSTHYRWPYPTDEDKMKLSEITGLDQKQINNWFINQRKRHWKPSEDMRFALMEGAISSGGGHMYFDSGGGAGK from the exons ATGGAAGAGTTTTACAGGCTTAATCCTGTAATAACTTGTTCAGATGCTGGATTTCATGGCCCTATGGATAGCATGCTCCAATTCCAAGCTGCTGAGCCTGAGGTCGGTTGTTCCGAGATCACGGATCTGATCAAGACCCAGATTGCTAATCACCCTTTTTATCCAAATTTGGTTTCTGCTCACTTAGAATGCCAAAAG GTTGGAGCTCCCCCAGAAATGGCTTCTTTTCTTGAAGAAATCGGCCGAGAAAACCACGTATTAAGCACTTGCAGTAAGATGGGAGCTAATCCGGAACTTGATGAATTCATG GAATCATACTGTGATTCTCTACATCGATTGAAGGAGGAGCTATCCAAGCCGTTCGATGAAGCGACCATATTCTTGAGCGGCATTGAATCACAgctgaataacctctgtaaagGAACATTGACAAAAACCTTGGATCATCATTCTG TCTATTCAGATGAAGCAATTGGGACTTCAGAGGAATTAAGCTGTGGGGAGGTAGATGCACCTGAAAGTCAAGAATACTCTTCTGGTGGCCTTCCAGGTGACCAGGAAGTGAAAGAAATGCTCCTTCGAAAGTACAGTGGCTATCTTAGCAGTTTAATGAAAgagtttttaaagaaaagaaagaaaggaaagctACCAAAGGAAGCAAAAATAACATTGATGGACTGGTGGAGTACTCATTACAGATGGCCATATCCTACG GATGAGGATAAAATGAAGCTATCAGAGATAACAGGATTAGACCAAAAGCAGATCAACAATTGGTTCATAAATCAGAGGAAGAGGCATTGGAAACCATCTGAAGACATGAGATTTGCTCTCATGGAGGGTGCTATCAGCAGTGGTGGAGGACATATGTACTTTGATAGTGGAGGTGGAGCAGGGAAGTGA